Proteins encoded together in one Planctomyces sp. SH-PL14 window:
- a CDS encoding MarR family winged helix-turn-helix transcriptional regulator codes for MASRKSVSRLDDHVGYWLRFVSNHVSHAFMQKVETQGVTVAEWVLLRELYEMPGISPSQLAETLGMTRGTVSKLVERLCQKELVERTAAGDDRRRQTVAVTAAGGKLVPVLARLADENDREFFGHLSPEESAALVGQLRDIVRRHGWKDLPVD; via the coding sequence ATGGCATCCAGGAAATCGGTCAGCCGACTCGACGACCATGTCGGTTACTGGCTGCGGTTTGTCTCGAACCATGTCTCTCACGCGTTCATGCAGAAGGTTGAGACGCAGGGCGTGACCGTCGCCGAGTGGGTCCTGCTGCGCGAGCTGTATGAGATGCCGGGGATCAGTCCGAGTCAGTTGGCCGAGACGCTCGGGATGACGCGGGGAACGGTGTCGAAACTCGTCGAGCGGCTTTGCCAGAAGGAGCTCGTAGAGCGGACGGCGGCCGGGGACGATCGGCGTCGGCAGACGGTGGCCGTGACGGCTGCCGGAGGCAAGCTGGTTCCGGTCCTGGCCCGGTTGGCCGATGAGAACGACCGTGAGTTCTTCGGCCATCTGTCCCCCGAAGAGAGTGCCGCCCTGGTGGGTCAGCTCCGAGACATCGTCCGCCGTCATGGCTGGAAAGACCTGCCGGTGGACTGA
- a CDS encoding DUF1398 domain-containing protein gives MNNEQEAAMRECAAGSLTGTLTFPEIIGRLASQGVERYHADYSRQETTYYLANGESLVVPVPHPDHETAVPFSTAEVEAAVRQSQRNEHSYLDFVRKTMAAGCVGYFVQITGRQVQYFGRNGEVHVERFPS, from the coding sequence ATGAACAACGAACAGGAAGCGGCGATGCGCGAGTGTGCCGCGGGGTCGCTGACCGGGACGCTCACGTTTCCCGAGATCATCGGCCGGCTCGCCAGCCAGGGGGTCGAACGGTATCACGCCGACTATAGCCGGCAGGAGACGACGTACTATCTCGCAAACGGCGAGTCGCTGGTTGTTCCGGTCCCGCATCCGGACCACGAGACCGCCGTTCCGTTCTCTACCGCCGAGGTCGAAGCGGCGGTCCGCCAGAGCCAGCGGAATGAGCACAGCTATCTCGATTTTGTCCGCAAGACGATGGCCGCTGGGTGCGTCGGCTACTTCGTGCAGATCACCGGTCGGCAGGTGCAATACTTCGGCCGGAATGGCGAAGTGCACGTCGAGCGGTTTCCGTCGTGA